The Phormidium sp. PBR-2020 DNA segment ACACCCCATCAACTTGCCAAAAAAGAGTCTCAATTCCTAGGTTTAACCCCCTAATCCAGCCAACGAAATGCTCGTTCAAGGTTCTCCACTGCATCGTCCTCAATGATGGCTCCGTGAGCCAGGATAATTCGCTGAGGACGCCAATCCAGGAGTTGCTGACGTTTCTGACGCAGCTCAGGTTTGTTCCTGAAAAATGTCAACCGTAAATCGAGGGGGGCCTTGCCATGAGGGGCTAAATTCCCGGCTAGTTTTAAGGGAATTCGCAGCCAAGGGGGAACCCGGTTTGGCTCAAAGTTCTCGATCAAATCCGTCACAATCAGAGTTTGACTCGGGCGGTGAAAGAAGATGACTTCTTCCATGAACTGACCCCGAAAATGACATTGTTCAATCTCATCCCCCCAAGGGGTTGGCTCTGACTCTGTTAAACCAGCATCCACCTCAATCGAAATCCCATGCTGTGCGGCCCGTTCCCTGACTCCCGCTGCCACCCAAGTCATAGAATTAGGATAGGTGTCCCTCCAATTGGGAAGATGAACATAATGCAGCTTATTGGGAGCAATGAGATGACTCACGGGCCCCACCTCCCTAAGTTCTGCTTGTAATCCTGGGGTGAGGAGGGTGGGGGAGTGACACCAGAGTTGGCCCGTGTTGAGGCGAATCACCGTCATGCGAGTTGGAAACGGGAACTTGACCCCCAAAAGCGACATCTTGACTACGGGCCCATCCACAATCCAGAGATTCTCAGATAGGGATTTAAGGGTATTTAATGGCTCGTAGAGGGCCATCTGACTTGATTTAATAATCATTGGTATTAGTATTTTTTATCACCTTGGCATTTTACCTTAACCCCTTTATCTTCTTCCTCAGACCTAAATGACTCCCAAGTCGGGTAAACTCAGGTTGCGAGAAGGAGGTCTCTCGGGGATAACCTCAGGAGTATGAGTCCCTCATTCCTATATCACTCATCAAGTTAGGTAAGTATATTTCATGAAAATAAATCAAGTCGTTTTCTTGGGATTTGGTGTTGTTTTTGCGGTTGCTGGAATTTCTAGTCTTGTTTCTCAGCGCAATATTCAAATTTCTGATGATGCCGATCAGCTCATTTTTCACACCTTTGAAATGAAGTTTAAACTTCAAAATCTAGAAACACACTTACTGAATGCCGAAACAGGACAACGGGGATTTGTTTTAACTAATGACTCCGAAAAACTAGCACCCTATCAAGAATCAGAAGCCCTAATTGCAGATGATTTAAGAAACTTACAGCAACTCATTCGTAATAACCCAGACCAGCGTCAACGCGCTCAAGACTTAGAAAACTTAGCTCAAAGTAGGTTAAGGGAACTAGAACAAACCATTCGTCTACAACAAATCGGAAATCAGGCACAAGCTCGTCAGATTATTGCATCTGGCGAAGGACAACAAATCATGAATCAGATCCGACAAAAAATTTCGGAAATGATTGCGGTTGAAGAAGAGTTATTAGAACAACGGAAAGCTCAAGCTAACCAAATGACTCTAATTGCTACAGTGGTGAATTGGGGAGGCTTAGTCCTGATTATTATCGTGGGGTCTGTTGCCTCCTACGTAATTATTCAGGTGATTATGCACCCAATTGATGAGGTGACGGGAATGATTGCCAATTCTTCGGCCGAAATTGCGGCATCGGCAAGTCAACAGGAAAAAGCGGCCGGTGAGCAGGCGATTTCCATTCGCCAAACAACTACAACCTTAGATGAGTTAGCAGTTTCCGCTCAACAGTCGTCTCAGCAAGCTCAAGCCTCCTTGGATGCTGCTCAGAAAGCTCTAACCCTAAGTAGTACGGGGAATGAGGCAGTTCAAGAGACGTTAGTCAATATGGGAGAGTTGAAACATAATGTCAATGAGGTGTCGCAACAAATCCAGATCTTGACTCAGTACACCAACCAAATTGATATGATTTCTGGGATGGTGTCACAGTTAGCGAATCAGACCAATATGTTAGCTCTGAATGCCTCTGTTGAGGCGGTACGAGCGGGTGAGTATGGCCGTGGCTTTAATGTGGTGGCTCAGGAAATTCGTAAACTGGCGGATCAGAGTTATGGAGCGGCGGGGAAAATTAATACCTTAATTGATACGATTCAAAGCACAATTCAGGTGACGGTCAATATCACCCATCAAGGGACTCAAAAAGTGAGTCAGGGAATGACCTTAACGGAGAAAACGGCAAGTCTATTTGGGGATGTTTCAGGGGCAATTGATGATGTGGTCATGAGCAGCCAACAAATTTCGCTGACATCTCAACAGCAGGCGATCGCCATTCAACAAGTGGTCGATATTGCTAGCCAAATTAATGAGGCGGCGGTTGAAACAGTCAGCGGAATGACACAAACAAAAGTCTCAACCCAGCAACTCAACGAAGCGGCCCAAACCTTACAAGAGTTGCTGTAAGGAGGACCGCTTCATTCACGCACCTGGATTAAACACACCGGGATTAAAACTGACCGGCTAAAGCTCCCACGCAACGCTCGCAAAGGCTGGGATGTTCCTGGGATTCGCCCACATGGGTGGAGTAGTTCCAGCAGCGTTCGCATTTGTCACCGTCAGCACTGACGATGCCAATTCCGAGTCCTTCACTTTGGCTGGCGTAGGCCACCCCATCGAGAGCGTCGGGAGAGTTTAACAGTTCCACTTGGGAGCAGATAAACAGATAGCGTAACTCATCGACGCCATTGCCCACTTCGCCATTCCCCACATCTCCCTGAGTAACGGGAGCGGTGGACTCCTCAGCAGCAGCAGGAAGTTCAGGGGTAGCTGGGGGAGAGTCTGGTTCCGATTGAGCTGCGATCGCCGGCTTATCCGCCACCTGCTGCACCGCGTTGGGGGGAAGTTCTACATCGGTTCCCAAGACTTTCAACTTGAGATCATTGGCTCGTCCTGCCAGTTTTTGGCGATCGCTGGCATACAAGACATTACGATAGCCAAAGCGTAGGGAATAGCCAAAGCCGATCGCCGTAAAGAACTCCGGTAAGAACAACAGACGATTCACCGCCGCCAACAGACTCGACGAGAGATAGGCCACCATCACCAGAGCCACTAGCAAGCCTAGATTACGAATCGCCAAACGGTTCGTACGATAGACATCCACCAGATACCCCGGTGCATCGACAATAAAGTCCATGACATCGCGAACCTTCAGGTTCTCCCAATGGGGAAGGGCTAACCCAGAGGGACGCGATCGCTCTAAACTGTTACCCCCAGAGTCTGCAACCGCTGGAGTTTCCTCTGGAGTCTCATCATGGACTGGCTCAGAGACTGGCTCAGGGGTCTCCGTCTCGACTTCAGTAGAAGCCGCCACAGGAGCCTCTGGAGGTGCATCAGCAACAGCGGTCGCCGTAGAAGCCGCCACCGCCAACTCCGGATTCATGGCCGCCAGTTGCTCTCGCTGAGCCTCATCAGCCACAAACAACTTCAATTTGGCTTCCAACGACGAGCCAATCTTCTTATCGGCCCGCGCCTTCTCCATCACCTTATTGACTTCCCCACGATAGAAGCGCAGCGTCTCCCAGCGTTGGGCCAACTCCGGATGCCGCCAGTCTTCCTCCAACTGCACCCAACCGGCTTCAAACACCGACTCACAGTCTGTCTGATAGGGGAGATTCTGCCAGATATCCTCCGCCATGTGACAGAGTACCGGGGCGATCGCCCGAGCCAAATTCTCCACCACAATTGCCAACACCGTCTGACAACTGCGACGACGGCTGGCATCCTCAGCACTGATATAAAGCCGATCCTTGGCAATATCCAAATAGAAATTGGACAAATCCACCACACAGAAATTCTGAATGGTTTGGAAGAAACGGAAGAACTGATAACTCTCAAACGCTTCCGTCACCTCATCCATCACCTCAATGGTGCGATGGAGCATATATTGATCCAACTCCGGCAAATCTCCATAGGCCACAGCATCCGTCGCCGGGTTGAAATCATGGAGGTTCCCCAACAAGAAACGAGCGGTGTTACGAATCTTGCGATAGACATCAGAGGTTTGCCGCAGAATCGTCCCACCGAGAGGCACATCCCCCGAATAGTCCACCGAGGACACCCACAAGCGCAACACATCGGCCCCATAGGCCGGTTGTTGCTTCTTATTGTTGCCCCCATTGATGACCACCGCTGGGTCAACCACATTGCCCAGGGATTTACTCATCTTATGGCCCTTCTCATCCAAGACGAAGCCATGAGTTAACACCGTTTTATAGGGAGCTTGTCCCTGAGTGGCGACACTGGTGAGCAAACTGGACTGGAACCAACCGCGATGTTGGTCTGACCCCTCCAGATATAAATCTACTGGATAGCCTAACCCGCGCTGTTTAGCCACCGCTGCCCAAGAGGAACCGGAGTCAAACCAGACATCCATGGTGTCGGTTCCCTTGATATAGGTGCGGCCATTGTTGCGGTAAGACTCAGGCAGTAACTGCTCAACCGGCAGTTCCCACCAAGCATCGGAGCCTTTCTCGGCCACAATATCCCGCACATAATTCACGGTTTCTTCCGTCAACAGGGGTTCATTGGTTTCCTCGTCATAGAACACAGGGATGGGAACGCCCCAACTGCGTTGACGGGAAATACACCAATCGGAGCGTTCACCCACCATGGCGGTGATGCGATTTTCCCCCTGAGTGGGAATCCAACGCACCTGACGAATCGACTCTAAGGCCGCCTCTCGGAACCCTTCAACGGAGGCAAACCACTGTTCCGTGGCCCGGAAAATGGTGGGTTTCTTGGTACGCCAGTCGTAGGGATATTTATGTTGATAGGCTTCCTGTTTCAGCAGGGAATGTGCCTCGGCGAGAGCTTCGGTGATTTTCTCGTTGGCATCTTTGAGGACATTTAAACCGGCAAAGGGTCCGGCTTCCTCGGTGAACACCCCTTTAGCATTAACCGGGGAGAAAATCGGCAGGTTGTACCGCAAGCCGACTTGATAGTCTTCTAACCCATGACCGGGAGCGGTATGCACCAAACCGGTCCCCGATTCGGTGGTGACGTAATCGCCGCCGATGACCACGGGACTGGTGCGCTCAAAGAGGGGATGACGATAGTGACATTGGTCTAATTCCGCCCCCTTGAGGCGCTCTAAGACCTTCAATTCACCGCCGAAGGTTTGCGAGAGTCGCTCTACGGCATCGGCTGCCACAATCAGGAATTTACCCGCCGCCGCTTCAAATTCTACGGGCGCTTCGACAATGGCGTAGGTCAACTCGGGGTTAACACTCACGGCCAAGTTGGCGGGAATCGTCCAGGGGGTGGTGGTCCAGATGGCCAGCCAGAGATGAGGCAGATAGCCGGCCAGGCGCTCTTTAAGACCGTCGTTGAGTTCGGTGACTTGGAAGGCGGCGTAGAGACTCGGGGAGGTGTGACCCTCGGGATATTCCAGTTCGGCTTCAGCCAAGGCGGTGCGAGAACTGGGACTCCAATGGACGGGTTTACGACCGCGATAGATATAGCCTTTGAGGGCCATGTCTCCGAAGACGCCAATCTGGGCGGCTTCATACTCGGGTTTTAGGGTCAGATAGGGGTCGTC contains these protein-coding regions:
- a CDS encoding CHASE3 domain-containing protein encodes the protein MKINQVVFLGFGVVFAVAGISSLVSQRNIQISDDADQLIFHTFEMKFKLQNLETHLLNAETGQRGFVLTNDSEKLAPYQESEALIADDLRNLQQLIRNNPDQRQRAQDLENLAQSRLRELEQTIRLQQIGNQAQARQIIASGEGQQIMNQIRQKISEMIAVEEELLEQRKAQANQMTLIATVVNWGGLVLIIIVGSVASYVIIQVIMHPIDEVTGMIANSSAEIAASASQQEKAAGEQAISIRQTTTTLDELAVSAQQSSQQAQASLDAAQKALTLSSTGNEAVQETLVNMGELKHNVNEVSQQIQILTQYTNQIDMISGMVSQLANQTNMLALNASVEAVRAGEYGRGFNVVAQEIRKLADQSYGAAGKINTLIDTIQSTIQVTVNITHQGTQKVSQGMTLTEKTASLFGDVSGAIDDVVMSSQQISLTSQQQAIAIQQVVDIASQINEAAVETVSGMTQTKVSTQQLNEAAQTLQELL
- the ileS gene encoding isoleucine--tRNA ligase; the encoded protein is MTEEKRYKDTVNLPQTEFSMRANAVVREPELQTFWDNRKIYQKLSQTNPGDPFILHDGPPYANGSLHIGHALNKILKDIINRYQLLQGRKVHYIPGWDCHGLPIELKVLQSLKSEERRQLTPLALRFKAKEFAHQVVREQRDSFKRYGVWGDWDDPYLTLKPEYEAAQIGVFGDMALKGYIYRGRKPVHWSPSSRTALAEAELEYPEGHTSPSLYAAFQVTELNDGLKERLAGYLPHLWLAIWTTTPWTIPANLAVSVNPELTYAIVEAPVEFEAAAGKFLIVAADAVERLSQTFGGELKVLERLKGAELDQCHYRHPLFERTSPVVIGGDYVTTESGTGLVHTAPGHGLEDYQVGLRYNLPIFSPVNAKGVFTEEAGPFAGLNVLKDANEKITEALAEAHSLLKQEAYQHKYPYDWRTKKPTIFRATEQWFASVEGFREAALESIRQVRWIPTQGENRITAMVGERSDWCISRQRSWGVPIPVFYDEETNEPLLTEETVNYVRDIVAEKGSDAWWELPVEQLLPESYRNNGRTYIKGTDTMDVWFDSGSSWAAVAKQRGLGYPVDLYLEGSDQHRGWFQSSLLTSVATQGQAPYKTVLTHGFVLDEKGHKMSKSLGNVVDPAVVINGGNNKKQQPAYGADVLRLWVSSVDYSGDVPLGGTILRQTSDVYRKIRNTARFLLGNLHDFNPATDAVAYGDLPELDQYMLHRTIEVMDEVTEAFESYQFFRFFQTIQNFCVVDLSNFYLDIAKDRLYISAEDASRRRSCQTVLAIVVENLARAIAPVLCHMAEDIWQNLPYQTDCESVFEAGWVQLEEDWRHPELAQRWETLRFYRGEVNKVMEKARADKKIGSSLEAKLKLFVADEAQREQLAAMNPELAVAASTATAVADAPPEAPVAASTEVETETPEPVSEPVHDETPEETPAVADSGGNSLERSRPSGLALPHWENLKVRDVMDFIVDAPGYLVDVYRTNRLAIRNLGLLVALVMVAYLSSSLLAAVNRLLFLPEFFTAIGFGYSLRFGYRNVLYASDRQKLAGRANDLKLKVLGTDVELPPNAVQQVADKPAIAAQSEPDSPPATPELPAAAEESTAPVTQGDVGNGEVGNGVDELRYLFICSQVELLNSPDALDGVAYASQSEGLGIGIVSADGDKCERCWNYSTHVGESQEHPSLCERCVGALAGQF
- a CDS encoding DUF4336 domain-containing protein, whose product is MIIKSSQMALYEPLNTLKSLSENLWIVDGPVVKMSLLGVKFPFPTRMTVIRLNTGQLWCHSPTLLTPGLQAELREVGPVSHLIAPNKLHYVHLPNWRDTYPNSMTWVAAGVRERAAQHGISIEVDAGLTESEPTPWGDEIEQCHFRGQFMEEVIFFHRPSQTLIVTDLIENFEPNRVPPWLRIPLKLAGNLAPHGKAPLDLRLTFFRNKPELRQKRQQLLDWRPQRIILAHGAIIEDDAVENLERAFRWLD